The Deltaproteobacteria bacterium genome contains the following window.
CAGATCATCAAGCATGAGCGGTCGTAAATTACGTGAGAGGATACGGACCTGTTCAAGCGCGCTCTGCACCATATCGACGCTCTCTTTAATGCGTTCTGGCATGTTGATTGGTCGGCGAGAGATGTTCTGCAATGTGAGTTTCACGGCACTCAACACTTGCCCCAACTCGTCGTGCAACTCACAGGCCAAACGTCGTCGCTCCTGCTCCTGCGCATCTAAGATCCGCCGAGAAAAGGTCTGTAGCGTCTCCCTGGCCTTTTCTTGCTCGGAGATGTCACGCGCAATCACTGAGAGATATTGGGCTCGCCCCGTTTCATCTTTGTGAGCAAGGATGACATGGGAAGTGGGAATTTCTTCTCCGGTGTGACGAACGACAGATACATCTCCAGACCATATTCCTGAGCGTAAGGCCGTAGGAATTCCTTGACGAGACACAATCTCTCTTGACTGTTCGGTGTACGCTTGCGGGCCCTGCCACTTCCGCAGTTCCTCATCTCCCAAGAGACCAAACAATTCACGGGTTGCTCGATTCATGTAGATCCCACGCCCATCAATTGTGGTTGTCGCCACGAAATCCGGCGTGTTCTCCAAAATTGCAATAAGTCGAGCTTGCTCAGCTTCGATCTGTTTCCGCATGGAAATGTCTTCCATCACATCAACATAATACAAGGGAACGCCAGAACCAGAGCGTACAAGGACACTCGTCACCCTGGTCCACACGACAGTTCCATCTTTACGAAGGCTGCGTTTCTCCAGAACAAAGGAGAGATCTTTTCCTGAGAGAACACGTTGTGCAGCCTTCTTGGTTGCCTCGCGATCGCCCGGATGTGTGACCTCAGAACAGGACTTCTGCTGCAGTTCATCCACCGTGTAGCCGAGAATATCACTCAGTTTCTGATTCACCAGCAAGAGGCGCCCATCGAGACCAACGTGCGCCATTCCCACCGCGACCTGCTCGAAGATAGCGCGGAAGCGAGACTCACTCTCACGGAGCGCCTCTTCGGCTCGCTTTTGCTCAGTGATGTCGATGACAACGCCTAAGCCAGCCAACTGCCCACGATAGGAAATGGTACTCATGGCAGCACGGACCCAGCAGGCATCACCGCTCTTGGTGACAGTTCTCAGCACATAATTCCCCGG
Protein-coding sequences here:
- a CDS encoding PAS domain S-box protein, with the protein product MKFWETMAPEFRESIKQAGLARQRGESVPGNYVLRTVTKSGDACWVRAAMSTISYRGQLAGLGVVIDITEQKRAEEALRESESRFRAIFEQVAVGMAHVGLDGRLLLVNQKLSDILGYTVDELQQKSCSEVTHPGDREATKKAAQRVLSGKDLSFVLEKRSLRKDGTVVWTRVTSVLVRSGSGVPLYYVDVMEDISMRKQIEAEQARLIAILENTPDFVATTTIDGRGIYMNRATRELFGLLGDEELRKWQGPQAYTEQSREIVSRQGIPTALRSGIWSGDVSVVRHTGEEIPTSHVILAHKDETGRAQYLSVIARDISEQEKARETLQTFSRRILDAQEQERRRLACELHDELGQVLSAVKLTLQNISRRPINMPERIKESVDMVQSALEQVRILSRNLRPLMLDDLGLVAALRWYADQHEQLTHAHVEFLADVPDQRFSPEVEIVCFRVAPEALTNIMRHAQAENVWIEIHYHDEALHLLVQDDGVGFDVEAVFADMTRRSNGGLLGMRERAQLVNGHVQITSIIGEGTEVRAMFPVALTHDQDIQPN